GGATGATCGTCTGCATGGCGTTTCGCAGGGTGGGTAGGACAAAGAGATTATCTCCTGACAGAACATAGCACTTCTTTTCCCCTATTCTAAAGGAGTTCGCACACGTTCTGGCAAGTAGGAGTTCCTTGTATGGGTCCGTTTCACCGGTCCGTGTTTTGAAATCCACATAATCATCAATGATGGAGCAAATCTCCGCTGCGATGTCCCAACGGGCCTTCCGCTGCTCTACCTGTGCCCGGTATTTCGGATAATGCTCTTTTTCAGCCCGGTTCAGGTAGCGTCCAGCGGCAATCAGTTCCCCAATACGCTTTTCCACCTTGGCCCAGGTCAGCAGGAATTTCCCGTCAGGGTCGCCGTAGTCGCGGGAGATGGTGATGCCCGTGCTGTCGTGGTCTACCCTAAAGCCGCTGCTGGGGATAGCGTTGGAATAGGAGCCTACGCCGTATTCCGCTTTCAGGAATTTGGCATTTTCCTGTCTGCTTTCCTGCTTCTGATACTGGTCATAGATGCGGAGTTTGGACGGTGAGTACCTTCCGCACAGAACATAGTCAATGGCCTCCTGGGGCAAAATAAAAGCCGAAGCCTTTTCTGCTTCTGCCTGTTCTATGAGAGAGACTTGTTTCGCTTCGCTGGGCAGGGGGCGCTCATCCGGGTCGAGCCACTGGTGCAGCAGGATCATCCCGTAGATGGTGTCGGCAACATGGGGCCACCGAAGGAATTCCTCTTTCTCGCGGGAGAAGTACGCCCCGCGCCAGAGGTTCAGCACATCGTCCCATGCCCGATACCCGGCCCGCTGGCCATTGCTCAAAATTTTCTCCACATAGGTGTTGTCAAAGAAACCCTTAATGAAATCGCCGCGCTCTTTTCTGCCCTCATGGGCTTCAAAGAACGCGGCGATCTCGGTCCTATGGTCTTTTAGGGCGTCGCTGATGCGGAGTAATTCCTGTTTCTCGCTGTCCTCATGATAGTAAGGGATGTCCGTGCGGGCGTCAAAATCATGGTGGCTGTTTTGAAGTCCGGCAGTAGCGGATGTCCCGTCAACAGGGGCCTGTGGAAGTTCTTCCCCAGCAATAAGCGGGCCGCTTATGTGTCCGCGTAGACCAGCTCTGTCAGCGCCACTTCCTCCGCTGCTGCCCGGATGTTGTTCATCAGGCCCACCCACTTCATCTGATCGCTGGCCTTCAGCTCCTCCGTCACGCCCTGCTCCCGCGCCATCCGCGCCATCAACTGCTCCACCATCTCCGTGGCCTGCCGGTCGATCTTCTCCAGATGGGCGTTCAGCCTGCCGCTGAGGAGCATCCCCGTGTAGTAGGCGTTCCTGTGGGTCTGAAGGTAACTGCGCCGCAGCATCCCATATTTTCCGACCTTCGGGGCCTCCGGCGCTTCCAGATTGGGCAGGCGGTAGTCGCCCTCCGTCCGGTATGTCAGTTCCATGTTCAATGCTCCTTTCCTGTTTTGTCCTGCTATCATGATACGGCCTGTTTGGAGTTTGCGCAAATGTGCGATTTTCCCTTTGCTCTGCCCGGTACAGGCTCAAAACCGTGCTGGCGATCTCCCGCAGGGGCATTTCCGCAATATCGCTCACCGCGCCGCCCAGGATGGAGAGGGTTTCCGGGGTGTCAAAGTCATAGACATGGGCGAAATCCTCGCCGCTGAAATAGTCCATGGGGTCGATGCCGCACCGGGTCAGCATGATAAAGGCCACGCTGTTCTCCACCAGACCCTTAAACCATGTTTCAGTGCTGAGATCGTCCAGTTCTTCCAGCAGGCTGCCCGCCTTGACACCCCGCAGTTCCGTGTAGTAGTCGCCAAGGTTATCTTCCACGATGACCTTTGCCGTTTCCAGCAGGCAGGCGGCAAGGCCGGAGCGGTCCGGGAACTCGCCATAGCTGTTCTCCAGTGCCTCGATTACCGCGTTCTCATACCGCGGCTCCATCTTCCAGATGGGGATCATGCGCCCCTGGCGGCTGTTGGTATCGGACATATCAAAGACATACCGCAGCTTGTAGCCCTGGTCCGTGTCCACCAGCAGGGCGATCCCCCTGGTGCCCCGGTTAACATAGCGGCCATGCTTGTTCCAGAAGTCGATCTGGGCGCAGGCGGTGGCGTCCGGCTTCTGTGCGTAAATCAAAAGCTGGTCGCGGAAATTGTACTTGAAGTTGTGGGCGGCGGTGGTCAGGAACGCCATATAGTTCCCGCTGTTGGCGGAAATTTCGCGGGTCTTTTGCGCCGCAAGTTCTACAATGGAGTCCAGTTTTTTCGCCACACTCTATCCCTCCGTTTCTTCATAAGATTGTAGCAGGCCCTTTGCTGCTGCGGCGATTTTAGAGATGCGCCCGGTGAGCTGGGCAACGGTGGCCCGAACCTCTGATCGCCGCGCCGCGTAGAAGTAGCCTGCATCGGCGCTGCAAATGGGGTGGCCGTCACAGCGCAGGCGGTTGACCGCCCGCCGCAGCTCCGTCCCGCCGACATGAAACGCGGCCTCCAGCTCCTTGCTGGAAGCTGCGTTCTCCTGTCCCTTGTGGTGTTTCTTCAGGTAC
This DNA window, taken from Dysosmobacter welbionis, encodes the following:
- a CDS encoding TnpV protein, whose product is MIAGQNRKGALNMELTYRTEGDYRLPNLEAPEAPKVGKYGMLRRSYLQTHRNAYYTGMLLSGRLNAHLEKIDRQATEMVEQLMARMAREQGVTEELKASDQMKWVGLMNNIRAAAEEVALTELVYADT